In Candidatus Bathyarchaeia archaeon, the following are encoded in one genomic region:
- a CDS encoding NosD domain-containing protein — MVKLKTSISSLFIFLSLLSLPFLLAWKTDVKAETSVIYVDSRNILGPWDGTIEHPYRNITSALKNALDGYTIYVRNGTYVENLLINKSVSLIGEHTDLTIIDGSGNENVVVITAENVTIRNFTVRNSGEDAMNCGILLNYSNRVVVSYNKIIQNTNGISLRFSSNNIVLNNTIFSNVLNGLSLHYSSSNTISYNTITYNINAGIYLLSSSNNMISGNTVLSNYYGIHLTLSGENTIYHNNFNNTQQVYSDTTNSWSYNSEGNYWSEYSGRDLNYDGIGDDPYLVDSTVQDNYPLTGMFSIFYVDFQGKAYAVPFICNSTISNFKFEVATETADRMIIFNVTGKESTTGFCRIVILTELMNYSLIVTIDNEEVQPNLLSPSNETHRFLYVNYTFSTHTIKIISSKTMYLYTQLLGNYAQLQSDFDSLNASYYEFLDNYTILSENYSYLQEIYNQLNNAFLEHLSAYNESIRNFQNLVYIFAATIAIFLLITVYLSKRAHVSASIKKKVEEEQLT; from the coding sequence GTGGTTAAATTGAAAACATCAATATCGAGTTTGTTTATATTTCTATCTTTATTATCTCTACCCTTCCTACTAGCTTGGAAGACAGATGTAAAAGCGGAAACCAGTGTTATATATGTAGACTCGCGTAACATTCTTGGTCCTTGGGATGGCACTATAGAGCACCCCTATAGAAACATAACAAGCGCGTTAAAAAACGCCTTGGATGGGTATACCATTTATGTTCGAAATGGAACATATGTTGAAAACTTACTTATCAATAAAAGCGTGTCATTAATTGGCGAACATACAGACCTTACAATTATTGATGGTTCTGGAAACGAAAACGTGGTAGTTATAACGGCTGAAAACGTGACGATCAGAAACTTCACGGTTAGAAACAGTGGAGAAGATGCGATGAACTGCGGAATACTATTAAATTATTCCAACCGAGTTGTCGTAAGTTATAATAAAATAATACAGAACACAAATGGAATTAGCCTTCGCTTCTCTAGCAACAACATAGTTCTAAACAATACAATATTTTCTAACGTCTTAAATGGACTAAGTTTGCATTACTCAAGTAGTAACACGATATCTTATAACACAATTACTTATAACATAAATGCGGGCATCTATCTTCTATCCTCTAGCAACAACATGATTTCTGGCAACACTGTGCTCTCAAATTACTACGGAATACATCTCACACTCAGCGGAGAGAACACTATTTATCATAACAATTTTAATAACACTCAGCAAGTGTATTCTGACACTACGAATTCTTGGAGCTATAATAGTGAAGGCAACTATTGGAGTGAGTATTCTGGTCGTGATTTGAATTATGATGGAATAGGCGATGATCCGTACCTCGTGGATTCAACGGTTCAAGATAATTATCCACTAACGGGTATGTTTTCTATTTTCTATGTTGATTTTCAAGGTAAAGCGTATGCTGTACCCTTTATTTGTAATTCAACAATTTCTAATTTCAAATTTGAGGTTGCGACTGAAACAGCAGATAGAATGATAATATTCAATGTTACCGGTAAAGAATCTACTACTGGTTTCTGCAGAATTGTTATTTTAACGGAATTGATGAACTATTCACTTATTGTTACTATAGATAACGAAGAAGTTCAACCAAATTTGCTGAGTCCCTCTAATGAAACACACCGCTTTTTATACGTCAACTATACCTTCAGCACACACACAATCAAAATAATCTCTTCCAAAACCATGTACCTCTACACTCAACTTCTCGGCAATTACGCCCAACTGCAATCAGATTTTGACAGTTTGAACGCATCATATTATGAATTCTTGGACAACTATACCATTCTTTCCGAAAACTACTCTTATCTTCAAGAAATTTACAATCAATTAAACAATGCTTTCCTCGAACATTTGTCAGCTTACAATGAAAGTATACGCAATTTTCAAAACCTAGTCTATATTTTTGCGGCAACTATAGCAATCTTTCTTCTTATCACTGTCTACTTATCAAAACGTGCTCATGTAAGCGCTTCGATTAAGAAAAAAGTAGAAGAGGAACAGTTAACATAA